Proteins found in one Anopheles aquasalis chromosome 3, idAnoAquaMG_Q_19, whole genome shotgun sequence genomic segment:
- the LOC126575906 gene encoding barH-like 2 homeobox protein, which yields MDSNKSFLIRDLLGDLIRGRTSEKTSQLETSESEDDENSEIDIEDRSSPDCSLIGAYHPYMRDADGTGIDVATLHSGLIIKNGRKPRRRRTAFTHAQLAYLERKFRCQKYLSVADRSDVADALNLSETQVKTWYQNRRTKWKRQNQLRLEQLRHQQVSMEKNILNAAATVGGTIAMVQNQPQKTNPMVGTLDGASSIQCCTTPSGLSVTSAFISSNPCNFLTSAAAAAIFRNVNYVHGCPM from the exons ATGGATTCTAACAAATCGTTTCTCATACGAGACCTGCTTGGAGATTTAATTAGAGGCCGCACTTCTG AGAAAACAAGTCAACTAGAAACATCAGAatctgaagatgatgaaaataGTGAGATCGACATAGAAGACAGATCGTCTCCAGATTGTAGCCTTATCGGAGCATATCATCCTTATATGAGAGATGCAGATGGAACTGGTATTGATGTCGCGA CTTTGCACTCTGGACTGATAATAAAGAACGGCAGAAAACCCCGTCGGCGCAGAACAGCCTTCACCCATGCACAACTGGCCTATTTAGAACGAAAATTCCG ATGCCAAAAATACCTATCAGTAGCGGACAGAAGCGATGTGGCAGATGCATTAAATTTATCGGAAACACAAGTAAAAACGTGGTATCAAAATCGACG aacaaaatggaaacgacAGAATCAGTTACGCCTCGAGCAACTGCGACACCAGCAGGTATCTatggaaaaaaacattcttaATGCGGCAGCCACAGTGGGGGGTACCATCGCAATGGTACAAAACCAACCACAGAAAACCAATCCGATGGTGGGAACTCTCGACGGTGCTTCTAGTATACAGTGCTGCACAACCCCTTCCGGGCTTTCTGTAACATCCGCATTTATATCATCAAATCCGTGTAATTTTCTGACAtcggccgccgctgctgccataTTTCGCAATGTAAACTACGTGCACGGTTGCCCCATGTAA